The sequence below is a genomic window from Leishmania major strain Friedlin complete genome, chromosome 30.
TGAGGGCGAGGCAAAtgcgaggaggacgggggCTGTTGCGACGCTGAAGGGAGCGAGAGTGAGCCTGCAAGAGTgagtgttttttttttcggtgcGCATGAGAAGAaggcgagagggagcggggggTGGTGGCAGAGACGACCCTGCGCGCAGACATTCGCTCTATCGTCGTCTTCTCACTGTTCCCTTCTGCTGCCTGCTCTCGTTAGACCTGCCCCTTCTCCATTTTTTCTTCTTCCAGGTTCCGCACCTCGAATTTTGGTTTTGCATGTTTTGCTCTTTTCTTCTGGTTTGCATCGCTGAGTGAGCCAGACAGAACAACAACGCAGCCAagaacgaaagaaaaacgcaAATCCGGATACACTGCACGCATGGACATGCACGCAAGCGCTTTAGCAGcgttgcgcgtgtgcgtttgtgcgtttgtgtgtgtgtgtgtgtgtgtgtgtgtgtgtctgctcCTTTTTACTGATGCGCCTGCCTCTCGCCTTTCCTCTCCCCGGACGATCGCCTCATCTCCCCCCTGCCCTCGATGCTCATTCCCTATtctgctcgctctctcgaTTAGTGCAGCTCCGCGTCTATAAACGCGTCATATGCCTCTGCGAACgtgtcttcctctctctctctctctctctgtgcagTACTGCCGTCTCTTCGTTCACTTGGTCACACCTCTATcgccgcatcagcggcgcaccTTACCGAGGCAGTACGGGACGTGGGGGCGGGACGAGAGAACGGGACCGACTGGGGTGTTatggagaggagagcgggaggTCGGGAGTTAGCAGAGTGAGCAGGAGCGTGGATGCACCGGCACCAAGGCTGAACATGACAGGTGTAGGCCAGTTTCccaaaaaaggaaaaaagcGAAAAGtgacggcagcacacactgCAGGTGCAATGCTATGCATGTACATCTGTAGGTGTGGGCGGATGAGTGCTTGTGTGCAGCTTCCTCTTTTCGGTGTGCACGCTGCGGTGCTCTTTTCgttctatatatatatttatatgtgtatatatatatatacaggCTTTCCAGGTGTTTGGTATCTTTGTTGTTTGTCgctgtttttttgttttggtttCTGTTCGTGcttgctcctcctcttcgtaagctgtgtgtgtgtgtgtctcgaAGTAACagttgtgtgtgttgtgtgtcggaaggggggggggtgcagcATAGGCGTAGCAAGGAACGAAATGAAGCgatgaacacacacacacacacacaaaaaaaggaagtagcagcagcacagcggtgccaaacaaacaaaaaaaaacgaataCGCACTTCTACGCGCCGCAAGTGCGGATCGGCTCTTCTCTTTATCTGTGTGCGGGTGATGCTATCATGTCCACCGCGTCTCTGGTCTAGCGGAGCGgtatctctctctttctcgtggTTTGTTTCTCTTGTCGGAAGGCTAGGAAAGCCTCCGTTTCGGCCGGCGCTGCCTTCTACAtcttctccttttcgtttccctccctctctccccctctacgcacacgcacacacactcagcCAGCACAGTGAGGGAGCTAAGCTGCCGCGATACAGGACAAGGTCCCTTCTCCTGCCCCCACCAAGAAGACAAAGGAAGGAAAGCAAGAAGCTCCacgagagaggcagcagggTCATTGCCTTCCCCGCTCAGACTCCATCGCAGCGCAGACGAACGAAACCACGAGCGCAGGTGTGTGCGGGCTTTCGCGtgtccttttctttttgttttgtcgACCGTTGCTCATCTTTTTGGCACCTAAGAGCTGCCTCTCGCAGCTTCGCTGACGCTCCTACACTCACCCATCTGAGTAGTGCATACACGTGCACTCGCGTCGATGAGCGCGCCTCCGATTCCACCGGGCAAGATGCCTCCGCGACCGCCGGGGATGAAAGCGATGCCGCCCATGCCCCCCGGATTCAAGGCACCGGGTCACGGtggggcagcgccgcccatGCCGCCGGGTCGTGCACCACCGCAACCACCCGGCATGCGCAGTGGTGgcccgccgccgatgccgcctgGCATGGTGAAGCATGCACCGCCGCAACCCCCCGGGggagcgccagcagccgctgGTGGCGGGTCATACCCTCGCTATCCTATGCCACCCGgccacagcggcggtggcgctcctctgccgccgttgGGAGGTGgcccgccggtgccgccgcaacAGCCCGCGCACAGTGGTGCTCCACCGTCGAGTGCGCCGCGCTACCTGATGCCGCCGTCCGCTATCAGCGCAGAGGTGCCGACCATCTCTCCCTACGCCGCATCTggtgctcctgcgcctccgccgcagtCCTCGCACCCTCAGCAGTACCCCCCACAGGATCCATACGGCGGCGATCGGGGCGGCATGCACCCCCCGGGGCGGTACGACGACGACTatgacggcggcagccgcaacCGGCGTCACGGCAGGGGGGAACGCGgtcaccgcggcggcgttgggCGCGAGCGTGGCGGCGACCGTCATGACCGTGGCGAGCGCCCCGAGCGGAGcagtcgccgcggcggcggccgtcaccGAGACGAAGCCCCTCGCAACCCGCCGATGCGCGACCCGACGAACACCGTCTGGGTCGGCAGCTACGACCCGGCCTTTCACTCGCGCAGCATGCTGTGCCGCGCATTCTGGCCTTTCGGCCGCGTCATGGAGATCTCAATCCACGATGGCAAGTCGTACGCCTTTGTGCACCTGCGGCGCACCGAGGAGGCCAaggccgccgtcgacgctCTCATCGAGAGCCGCGAGTTGGGTGCCGCGATCTTCAACTACAGCAAGATGCACGACTacacagaggaggagatgaaCCTGCCGCATGATCCCAATGTTGTGGAGGAGCCGCCTATCACGGACCCCGCGCCGGCACTAGCGCCTGGGGCCCGTCGTCAGCGCGAGtacgacggcagccgcgaccCACGTGACGAGCGTGgcgcgcgcgaggcggagcacGGTCGCGACGCTCCGTTGcccccgccgcgccgcgcgcggcACGAGCGGGAGGCCAAGGAGCCGTCCAACGTGCTGTGGGTCGGCAACCTAGTCCCGTACATCACGAATGAGAAGCTGACTGAGGTGTTCGAGGTGTTCGGCCCCATTTCGAGTGTCTCCCGTCTTGGCCGCTCCAACATGGCCTTCCTGCACTACGAGACGGTCGAACAGTGCACGATGGCCATTGAGACGATGAAGGGCAGACCGATTGAGGGGGTCATGCTAAGTTTGAACTATGGCCACGACGCTCAGCATGCGAGCGATGCAGcaggtggcagcggcgctggcgcagagGGACCGGCGGGGATGACCGGTCACAGTTACGGCAATGTCCCCCTCACCGCCGACGGCATCCCTGTCAACGAAACGCCAACGAACATAATCTACCTCGGCCATCTCCCCGCGGATGCGGATGCCAAGAACGTGGAAGATCTGTTCGCGCCTTACGACGGCTTCATCTTCAGCAAGTTCGTTGCCAGCAACGGGATCGGGTTTGGCCACTTCGATACAATCGAGTCGTCCCGGGTGGCGCGCGCGGGGCTGTCCAACGCCATGATCAAGGGGACACCGATCCGTGTGAGCTTTGGCAAGCACAACCACACATACACCATGGCGGACCGGCGCCGCATCGGCGAGCCAACCCTGGACAATGGCGGTGGCGAGTTCAACTTGGATGCCATGATGCGCGGCCCCGGCGCGCAGTTGGACGGCACTAACGGCGCTCTTGTGGCTGGCGGCTacggcggcggggcgggTGCCGGTGGGGCGTTGGTGCTACCGGcgatgggcggcggcgctgctggtggcggcaTTGGCGGTGCAGACACCAACGTGTACGCTCGCAAGCGCGAGGCGCCGGAGATGAACATGGACAACCGCCTTCAGTCACTTTTGGGCAGTACGTACAACAACTGCGGCGCCAGAGGCCTCGAGATCAGCCCGAGCCAGATCCAGGCAGTGTGCCAGCTCGTCGACAACTGCGTCAGCGAGTCTGCGTGCGAGACGCTCCGGCAAGCGCTCATGCTCTACTCCCCGCTGCGCTCCGTCCACGTCTTCAACGTGGTGGCGAAGCGCATGAAGGAGTTCCCTGATGACCCACACAAGCGCCTCTTTGTGTTGTACGCCGTGACGCacgtgctgctcggcgtGTCCACCGAGTATGTGCCCTTCACGGAGGCAGTGCTCAATGCCTACCtcatggtgctgctggtggcgaGCGAGGGACAGACAAGCAGCGGCATGGATCGCCTGACATTCATCATAGAAAGCTTTCAGCAGCACCCGTTCATCGAGAAGAAGTCCAACGCCGGCAAGGAGTACGAGGAGCAGTTTCGGGCACAGCTGGACGAGATCACCAACCGCGCGAAGGCCGAGCAGGATCTGCGCTTGCTGGcgacacgccgccgccgccgcaactgATcaaggtggtggtgtgtggggggggccACCTGTCCCCCTCCCAATCCCGCTTGTCCTATCGGCGGTTGGCGGTTcactccttctccgcgtccTGTCCGTGCCTTTTCTATCTCTGTGTGTAAGTGCGCATGTTGGCGTGCGCGAGTCTAAGCAGTGTTTCGGTTGTTCCCTTTGGCTGTGTTGTTTTaggcccccctctcccaccccgGGCATCCgccaccgtctctctctctccctccctttcgttCTCTGCGTCTGTGCCGGCGTTCTTGCGTTGCTGTTGTCGACAGAGTTGGGcatcccttcccttcccaTAATGATTTGAAGACGAACGTAACCGAGAGCCACGTGACATGCTTTGTGTAGCGGTAATGCTCGTGTGGCGCACCGTGCATGTgcgtttttttgtgtgtgtgtgtgtatgtgagaGGCTCCTTTTGTGGTGTGCTGCGCTCTTTTTCCGGCCGGCTGCCCCGCCCTCGCTCACCTCCATTTGACGGCCTCTTTGAgctcgctcctcctcttctcacCATCTccatgtgcacacacacatgcacacacgcacacacgcacgcacgaagTTAGATGAACAACGGCAGCCGGTAAAACAACATAAAAAGAAATGTTCGCcaacaaagagagagagagagcgcgaggcATGCGAATCGGGGTGCAGCTGTTCGAGCGAAGAGCCTTTGTTGTACCCGTGAACACAAACGAAGGCATCCAGCATGTgtcctccctttctccctaCTTTCCCTCTTACCGCTGTTTACTCTTGCCCGCCTTAACGCTCTACCGCGAAATCGCCGCCCAAGCACTCACCAGATGCACCATatcaccacctcctcgctcctccctcccctcctctctctcggtgcCACTCAACAGCATGTTGTTTCCCTTCCATTCTGCACCGCTCCGGtatg
It includes:
- a CDS encoding putative RNA-binding protein — encoded protein: MRDPTNTVWVGSYDPAFHSRSMLCRAFWPFGRVMEISIHDGKSYAFVHLRRTEEAKAAVDALIESRELGAAIFNYSKMHDYTEEEMNLPHDPNVVEEPPITDPAPALAPGARRQREYDGSRDPRDERGAREAEHGRDAPLPPPRRARHEREAKEPSNVLWVGNLVPYITNEKLTEVFEVFGPISSVSRLGRSNMAFLHYETVEQCTMAIETMKGRPIEGVMLSLNYGHDAQHASDAAGGSGAGAEGPAGMTGHSYGNVPLTADGIPVNETPTNIIYLGHLPADADAKNVEDLFAPYDGFIFSKFVASNGIGFGHFDTIESSRVARAGLSNAMIKGTPIRVSFGKHNHTYTMADRRRIGEPTLDNGGGEFNLDAMMRGPGAQLDGTNGALVAGGYGGGAGAGGALVLPAMGGGAAGGGIGGADTNVYARKREAPEMNMDNRLQSLLGSTYNNCGARGLEISPSQIQAVCQLVDNCVSESACETLRQALMLYSPLRSVHVFNVVAKRMKEFPDDPHKRLFVLYAVTHVLLGVSTEYVPFTEAVLNAYLMVLLVASEGQTSSGMDRLTFIIESFQQHPFIEKKSNAGKEYEEQFRAQLDEITNRAKAEQDLRLLATRRRRRN